A genomic window from Bacteroidota bacterium includes:
- the rpmI gene encoding 50S ribosomal protein L35, protein MPKMKTKSSAKKRFTVTGSGKIKRKHAYKSHILTKKSTKQKRNLTHVAIVDPADEKNVRLMIQK, encoded by the coding sequence ATGCCAAAAATGAAGACGAAATCCAGTGCTAAAAAACGGTTTACCGTTACTGGATCGGGGAAAATTAAAAGGAAGCATGCTTACAAAAGTCACATTCTGACTAAAAAATCAACAAAGCAAAAACGTAATTTAACGCATGTTGCAATCGTTGACCCTGCAGATGAGAAAAATGTAAGACTCATGATTCAAAAGTAA